TTCGGGGCCGGCCCCGTTTCGTGCGTCTGGGGGGGGGCGGGGTGGCCTGGGTGGGCGGGCACCAGGGCGGTCGCGGCTGGCGAGGTTCCACGATCGTGGCATCTCGGCCGCCCGGAGCGGCAGTTCCCGGGACCTCGGCGTCGACCGTTCGGCGAGTCGTGGAACCTCGCCCGGTGCTCGCGATCCGGAACAGCCGTCCGGAGGTGCCGAGCGGGCGAAACACGTCCCGCTCGAGCCCGCGCGCCGGCCGATCCCGCCCGCTCGGCGGTCCGCGCGCGGCGGGTCGTGACCGCTGGGGCGAGGCGGTGCGTGCCATCGGTCGGGAGGCGCGGGTCGGCGCCGCACCGCGCCTCCCGTCACGCAGGTGCCCGCTGAACGGGCGCAACACGCCGCCGGTCCGTCGTCGAGCGAGCGCGAAACGGCCCGCTCGGCGCCGCCGAGCGACCGATTCCGCCCGCTCGACGAGCGGCACGAGCGGCACGAGCGGCGGGAGCCGCCGCCGCGCCGCGGGAGGGCGCCCCGAGGCTGTGGAAGTCCTCCACTTCCCTCCACGTGCTCCACATCCCTCCACCGGGTCCTCGATCGCCGTAGAACCGGGCCTCTCCGCGCCCAGGGACGCCGGAACTGAGCCTCCATCGACCCCAAAACAGGGCACGACGGCGATTCCGGGAATGATTTCCGCACTCTGGGGAGGGGAGTGGAGTAAAGTGGGGGACACAACGGTCCGGTGGAGCGGAGGGGAGGCCCGACGTGCTGCTCGGTACCCATGCCCCGAAGCTCGACGAGAAGGGTCGCGTGATCCTCCCCGCCAAGTTCCGGGACGAACTGTCCGGGGGCCTCGTGATGACCCGCGGGCAGGAGCGCTGCGTCGTCGTCTTCAGCGCGGACACGTTCGAGCAACTGCACGAGCGCATCCGCACCGCACCGATGACCTCGAAGCGCACCCGGGACTACATGCGCCTGTTCCTCTCCGGAGCGAGCGCGGAACAGCCCGACAAGCAGAACCGCGTCACCATCCCGCAGAACCTCCGCGAGTACGCGGGGCTCGAGCGGGACCTGACGGTCATCGGCTCCGGTGACCGTGCCGAGATCTGGTCGACCCCCGCGTGGGAGGCCTACTACGCAGAAGTCGAAGAGGGCTTCGCCGACAACGACGAGGAGGTGATCCCGGGGATCTTCTGATCCGTGGATCGGGACTCCCAGCCGTGCATCCCTGACACCCCTTCCCCGGTGTCAGGTCGCATGGATGGGGATCCGGACCCGCGGCCCGGAGGACGAGGGGCTGCACATGGCCGAGAACGAGACGGGCGCACAGCGCTTCCCCCACACCCCGGTGATGCTCGAACGCATCGTCGACCTCTTCACGCCCACCCTCGAGGGGCCGGGCAAGGTCGTGGTCGACGCGACGCTCGGCATGGGCGGTCACTCCGAGGGGCTGCTCGAGCGCTTCCCGGAGCTGACGCTCATCGGCCTCGACCGCGACACCGACGCGCTCGGCATCGCGGGGGAGCGGCTCGCCCGCTTCGGTGACCGCGTCCGCCTGGTGCACACGGTCTACGACGGCATCGTCGACGCGATCGAGGGCGAGGGGTTCGACGAGGTCGACGGCGTCCTGTTCGACCTCGGCGTCAGCTCCCTGCAGCTCGACCGGGCCGAGCGCGGCTTCGCGTACAGCCAGGACGCACCGCTCGACATGCGGATGGACCGGACCGAGGGGCAGACCGCCGCCGACGTCCTCGCCACCTACGACGAGGGCGAGCTCCGCCGGATCTTCCAGCGCTACGGCGAGGAGAAGCTCGCCGGACGCTACGCCCGGGCGATCGTCGAGCGACGGGCGACCGCCCCGTTCGAGATGTCCGGCGACCTCGTCCAGGTCCTGCACGACGCGACCCCGGTGGCCATCCAGCGCCAGGGACACCCCGCGAAGCGCGTGTTCCAGGCGCTGCGCATCGAGGTGAACGCCGAACTGAGCGTCCTCGAACGGGCGATCCCGGCAGCGCTCGACGCCATCGCGGTCGGTGGCCGCATCGTCGTCGAGTCGTACCAGTCGCTCGAGGACCGCATCGTCAAGCGGGCGCTGACCGCACGGACGAAGTCGAGCGCACCCGCTGGCCTGCCGGTCGAACTGCCCGAGCACCGGCCGACGTACGAACTGGTCGTCAAGGGCGCCGAGCTGGCCGACGAGGCCGAACGCGCCGCCAACCCACGAGCAACCCCCGTGCGCCTGCGCGCGGCCGAGCGGATCCGGAAGTGACATGAGCACGAACCTCGCACTCGTCGACCCCGCCGTCGTCCCGTCCCGCGCCCCGCGTCCGACGCGGCAGAACCGGCCGGAGCTCGTCGAGGTCACCCCGACGAAGGCCCAGCGCCGTGCCCGCCCACGCATCGCGTACGCCGTGGTGGCGGTGGCCGCCCTCGGCATCCTGCTCCTCGCGCAGCTCGGCATCAGCATGGTCCTCAGCCAGGGCGCGTACACGCTGAACTCCCTCAGCGCGGAGCAGACGAACCTCTCCCGCACGCAGCAGTCGCTGTCCGAGGAGCTGCGGGTCCTCGACTCGCCGCAGAACCTGGCCCGCAACGCGCAGGCACTCGGCATGATCGCGAACTCGACGCCGGTGTACCTCGACCCGAAGACCGGCCGCGTGTACGGCACGCCGACCCCGGCGGTCGCGGACCAGGCCACGGCGGCGACCTCGAACCAGGTCCCGAACTCGCTGCTGGACGAAGTGCCGCTCGCCGCGAAGCAAGGCGACACCTCCACCAGCAAGGAGAGCGGGCCCACGGCGGGCAGTGACGCCGCCGCGGCGGACGCTGGGAAGACCGCAGGCGCCAGCGCGTCGGCCGGGGCTTCCTCGACGGCCGACGTAGAGTCCGACCCGAACCAGCTCCAGGCCCCGTCCACCCGGTGACCTGCGGGCCGGGGGCCCTGCCGCACGACCGCTCCACCCCGGGAAGGACCGCACCGCGTGACGAAGACGATCCGCAGCCGACGACTCCGCTACAGCGTCGTGATGATCGCCGTGATCGCCCTCGTGGCGGTCTTCGTGATCCGCCTCGTCGACATCCAGGTGGTCCAGGCCGCCGCGCTCAACGAGCTGTCGAAGGAGAAGCGGAGCATCCCCGTCACGATCTACGGCACCCGAGGGTCGATCGTGGACCGCAACGGGACCGAGCTCGCCGACAGCGTCACCCGGTACAACATCACGACCGCGCCACGCCTGGTCAAGAAGTTCGAGGGCAAGCTCGGCGGCACCCGGGTGAAGGACGTCTCGGTCGACCAGGCGCTGACGGCACTGGCGAAGGCGTCGGGCGGTGACGTCGCCACCATGCAGAAGAACATCGCGGCCAACCCGCGGTCCGACTTCGCCTACCTCGTCAAGGGCCTCGACGTGAAGCACTACGAGGCGGTGACCGCGCTCGACATCCCCTGGATCTACAAGGAGCAGCAGGCGTCACGGGTGTACCCGACGGGTGCGACGGCCGGCAACATCA
The sequence above is a segment of the Curtobacterium sp. BH-2-1-1 genome. Coding sequences within it:
- the mraZ gene encoding division/cell wall cluster transcriptional repressor MraZ; the encoded protein is MLLGTHAPKLDEKGRVILPAKFRDELSGGLVMTRGQERCVVVFSADTFEQLHERIRTAPMTSKRTRDYMRLFLSGASAEQPDKQNRVTIPQNLREYAGLERDLTVIGSGDRAEIWSTPAWEAYYAEVEEGFADNDEEVIPGIF
- the rsmH gene encoding 16S rRNA (cytosine(1402)-N(4))-methyltransferase RsmH; translation: MAENETGAQRFPHTPVMLERIVDLFTPTLEGPGKVVVDATLGMGGHSEGLLERFPELTLIGLDRDTDALGIAGERLARFGDRVRLVHTVYDGIVDAIEGEGFDEVDGVLFDLGVSSLQLDRAERGFAYSQDAPLDMRMDRTEGQTAADVLATYDEGELRRIFQRYGEEKLAGRYARAIVERRATAPFEMSGDLVQVLHDATPVAIQRQGHPAKRVFQALRIEVNAELSVLERAIPAALDAIAVGGRIVVESYQSLEDRIVKRALTARTKSSAPAGLPVELPEHRPTYELVVKGAELADEAERAANPRATPVRLRAAERIRK